A genomic segment from Hyalangium gracile encodes:
- a CDS encoding GNAT family N-acetyltransferase encodes MARGLSLRPATPGDRRALWRIHSRSVEALCEGAYSPREVRTWVELLRPDGYLRPEQPRTVLVAERGRHLVGFGQLDAFLGELEALYVVPEEVGHGVGSALLASLEDLAWRAGAKVMSLDASLNAEDFYRAKGYARLHAARRILTPEVQLACVRMRKQRPASPLRLGERRSEAFTSPRPGP; translated from the coding sequence GTGGCACGAGGGCTCAGCCTGCGCCCGGCGACTCCGGGAGACCGGCGCGCACTGTGGCGGATCCACTCCCGCTCGGTGGAGGCGCTCTGCGAGGGCGCCTACTCGCCCCGAGAGGTGCGGACGTGGGTGGAGCTCTTGCGGCCGGACGGCTACCTGCGGCCGGAGCAGCCGCGCACGGTGCTGGTAGCCGAGCGCGGGCGGCACCTGGTGGGCTTCGGGCAGCTGGACGCGTTCCTCGGAGAGCTGGAGGCCCTCTACGTGGTGCCGGAGGAGGTGGGGCACGGGGTGGGCTCGGCGCTGCTGGCCTCGCTGGAGGACCTGGCGTGGCGGGCCGGCGCCAAGGTGATGAGCCTGGATGCCAGCCTCAACGCGGAGGACTTCTACCGCGCGAAGGGCTATGCCCGGCTCCACGCGGCCCGGCGCATCCTCACCCCGGAGGTGCAGCTGGCCTGCGTGCGGATGCGCAAGCAGCGGCCCGCTTCGCCGCTGCGCCTCGGGGAGCGCCGGAGCGAGGCCTTCACCTCGCCCCGCCCCGGGCCCTGA